One genomic segment of Streptomyces liangshanensis includes these proteins:
- a CDS encoding NAD(P)/FAD-dependent oxidoreductase: MAEISPGSTPAPPSATPPPAPPARILVVGGGYVGMYTALRLQHKLRSGEAEVTVVTPEPYMTYQPFLPEAAAGNISPRHVVVPLRRVLSGCRIVLGEAVSIDHAKRTATLRTLGADEEGTGTVDVTYDELVLAPGSVSRTLPVPGLAEHGIGFKTVEEAIGLRNHVIEQMDIASSTRDPALRDAALTFVFVGGGYAGVEALAELEDMARYATRYYHNLKAEDLKWILVEATGRILPEVGEEMGLYAVRELRARNIDVRLDTRLDSCEDRVAVLSDGTRFPTRTLVWTAGVKPHPVLAATDLPLTARGRLKCTARLGVDGAEHAWAAGDAAAVPDVTAAEPGTECAPNAQHAVRQAKVLAGNILASLRGEPLQDYRHKYAGSVASLGLHKGVAHVYGRKLKGYPAWLMHRVYHLSRVPTFNRKARVLAEWTLSGLFKREIVSLGSLEHPRAEFELAAGGKKTDSPGGPTTWDTPRHRPKDTPKDTPGEPSDDR; this comes from the coding sequence ATGGCTGAGATCTCCCCGGGGTCGACCCCCGCACCCCCGTCCGCGACGCCTCCCCCGGCGCCTCCCGCGCGCATTCTGGTCGTCGGCGGCGGCTACGTCGGCATGTACACCGCGCTACGGCTCCAGCACAAGCTCAGGAGCGGCGAGGCCGAGGTCACCGTCGTCACCCCCGAGCCCTATATGACGTATCAGCCATTCCTCCCCGAGGCCGCGGCCGGGAACATCTCCCCCCGCCACGTCGTCGTCCCCCTCCGGCGCGTCCTGTCCGGGTGCCGCATCGTCCTCGGCGAGGCCGTCTCCATCGACCACGCCAAACGCACCGCCACCCTCCGGACCCTCGGCGCCGACGAGGAGGGCACCGGCACCGTCGACGTCACCTACGACGAACTCGTCCTCGCCCCCGGCTCGGTCTCCCGCACCCTCCCCGTCCCCGGCCTCGCCGAACACGGCATCGGCTTCAAGACCGTCGAGGAGGCCATCGGACTGCGCAACCACGTCATCGAACAGATGGACATCGCCTCCTCCACCCGCGACCCCGCCCTCCGCGACGCCGCCCTCACCTTCGTCTTCGTCGGCGGCGGATACGCGGGCGTCGAAGCCCTCGCCGAACTGGAGGACATGGCCCGCTACGCCACCCGCTACTACCACAACCTCAAGGCCGAGGACCTGAAATGGATCCTCGTCGAGGCGACCGGCCGCATCCTCCCCGAGGTCGGCGAGGAGATGGGCCTGTACGCCGTCCGCGAGCTGCGCGCCCGCAACATCGACGTACGGCTCGACACCCGCCTCGACTCCTGCGAGGACCGCGTCGCCGTCCTCAGCGACGGCACCCGCTTCCCCACCCGCACCCTCGTCTGGACGGCCGGCGTCAAACCCCACCCCGTCCTCGCCGCCACCGACCTCCCCCTCACCGCGCGCGGCCGCCTCAAGTGCACCGCCCGCCTCGGCGTCGACGGCGCCGAGCACGCCTGGGCCGCCGGTGACGCCGCCGCCGTCCCCGACGTCACCGCCGCCGAACCGGGCACCGAATGCGCGCCCAACGCCCAGCACGCCGTCCGCCAGGCCAAGGTCCTCGCAGGCAACATCCTCGCCTCCCTGCGCGGCGAACCCCTCCAGGACTACCGTCACAAGTACGCGGGCTCCGTCGCGTCCCTCGGCCTCCACAAAGGCGTGGCACACGTCTACGGCCGCAAGCTCAAGGGCTACCCGGCCTGGCTCATGCACCGCGTGTACCACCTCAGCCGCGTCCCCACCTTCAACCGCAAGGCCCGCGTCCTCGCGGAATGGACCCTCTCAGGACTCTTCAAACGGGAGATCGTCTCCCTCGGCTCGCTGGAACACCCCCGCGCCGAGTTCGAACTCGCCGCGGGAGGCAAGAAGACCGACTCCCCAGGAGGCCCGACGACCTGGGACACGCCCAGGCACAGGCCCAAGGACACGCCCAAGGACACGCCGGGCGAGCCGTCCGACGACCGCTGA